Proteins co-encoded in one Hymenobacter swuensis DY53 genomic window:
- the pth gene encoding aminoacyl-tRNA hydrolase yields the protein MSKFLVLCLGNIGPEYADTRHNVGFMVGDYLARKHEAAPWQLGRHAFTTEIKHKGHTYVLVKPTTYMNLSGKAAAHWLSTLKLTKENMVVVTDDLALPFGKLRLKAKGSAGGQNGLKHIQETLGSDEYARLRFGIDSSFSKGRQVDYVLSPFSADENIDLEGRLEKAAEAVLAFGAMGVERAMNVVNVK from the coding sequence GTGAGCAAGTTTCTTGTGCTGTGCCTGGGCAACATCGGGCCGGAATATGCTGATACGCGTCACAACGTAGGCTTTATGGTAGGCGACTACCTGGCCCGCAAGCATGAAGCCGCGCCCTGGCAGCTGGGCCGCCACGCCTTCACCACCGAAATCAAGCACAAAGGCCACACCTACGTGCTGGTGAAGCCCACCACCTACATGAACCTGAGCGGCAAGGCCGCCGCCCACTGGCTGAGCACCCTCAAGCTCACCAAGGAAAACATGGTGGTTGTCACCGACGACCTGGCTTTGCCCTTTGGCAAGCTGCGGCTGAAAGCTAAAGGCTCGGCCGGCGGCCAGAACGGCCTCAAGCACATCCAGGAAACGCTTGGCTCCGACGAGTACGCCCGCCTGCGCTTCGGCATCGACTCCAGCTTCTCGAAGGGCCGGCAGGTGGATTACGTGCTCAGCCCCTTCTCCGCCGATGAGAACATCGACCTGGAAGGCCGCCTAGAAAAAGCCGCCGAAGCGGTGCTGGCCTTCGGCGCTATGGGCGTGGAACGGGCTATGAACGTGGTAAACGTAAAGTAG
- a CDS encoding trans-sulfuration enzyme family protein, with protein MHIHPKITPIYQTSVFKFEDLNELELYFGEPGSRYLYSRNGNPNSDELAEAVNRLEGGVGAVATGSGMAAIFAALLAFCQAGDHVLCAADIYGGSSSLLNQELSRMGITVTYVPFEELYALDRFVQPTTRLLLCETMSNPLLRVADLRRLADGCHGLGLKLVVDNTFASPIITRPLALGADVVLHSVTKYISGHSDVTAGVTVAADAAVAARLKQVGVLYGLTLSPMESWLAVRGLKTLHLRMPAHSHNALAIAKFLQQQPAVRAVYYPGLPDHPQHVLAQEQGGGLFGGMMSILLADDATVVNRFMQRSQRFPFAPSLAGVDSSLSYPLGTSHRYLTPEQQAELGITVGLVRLSVGIEPVEELLADLAQALA; from the coding sequence ATGCATATCCACCCCAAAATCACCCCGATTTACCAGACCTCCGTTTTCAAGTTTGAGGATTTGAACGAGCTAGAGCTGTACTTCGGGGAGCCTGGCAGCCGTTACCTGTACTCGCGCAACGGCAACCCCAACTCCGACGAGTTGGCCGAGGCCGTAAACCGACTGGAAGGCGGGGTTGGGGCAGTGGCTACAGGCTCGGGAATGGCGGCCATTTTCGCGGCCCTGCTGGCGTTCTGCCAAGCCGGGGACCATGTGCTGTGCGCGGCCGATATCTACGGCGGGTCGTCGTCGTTGCTGAACCAGGAATTGAGCCGAATGGGCATTACGGTGACGTACGTGCCATTTGAGGAACTGTACGCGCTGGACCGCTTCGTGCAGCCCACCACCCGACTGCTGCTCTGCGAAACCATGAGCAACCCGCTGTTGCGCGTAGCCGACCTGCGCCGCCTGGCCGACGGTTGCCACGGCCTGGGTCTGAAGCTGGTAGTGGACAATACCTTTGCCTCACCCATTATCACCCGGCCGCTGGCGCTGGGGGCCGACGTAGTGTTGCACAGCGTGACGAAGTATATTTCCGGCCACTCCGATGTAACGGCCGGCGTCACTGTGGCCGCCGATGCGGCCGTAGCTGCCCGGCTGAAGCAAGTGGGGGTATTGTATGGCCTTACGTTGAGCCCAATGGAAAGCTGGCTGGCCGTGCGGGGCCTCAAAACGCTGCACTTGCGTATGCCTGCCCACAGCCATAACGCCCTGGCTATTGCCAAGTTTCTGCAGCAGCAACCTGCTGTGCGGGCTGTTTACTATCCTGGCCTGCCCGATCATCCGCAGCACGTGCTGGCACAGGAGCAGGGCGGCGGGCTGTTCGGCGGCATGATGTCGATTCTGCTGGCTGATGATGCAACGGTGGTGAACCGTTTTATGCAGCGGAGCCAGCGGTTCCCGTTTGCGCCTTCCCTGGCCGGCGTTGACTCGTCGCTGTCGTATCCACTTGGTACTTCGCACCGCTACCTCACACCCGAGCAGCAGGCCGAGCTAGGTATCACGGTGGGGTTGGTGCGGCTGTCGGTAGGTATTGAGCCGGTGGAGGAGTTGCTGGCCGACTTGGCGCAGGCGCTGGCATAA
- the atpD gene encoding F0F1 ATP synthase subunit beta: MANTGKITQVIGPVVDVSFAGEGSKLPNILDALEVTKDNGQVVVLEVQQHLGEDRVRTIAMDSTEGLTRGAAVRDLGAPMSMPTGEGIKGRLFNVIGQAIDGIPQPKSDGALPIHRQAPPFEDLATSSEILYTGIKVIDLLAPYVKGGKIGLFGGAGVGKTVLIMELVNNIAKAYAGLSVFAGVGERTREGNDLLREFIESDIIKYGDEFKHSMEAGGWDLTKVDQNELLKSQATLVFGQMNEPPGARARVALSGLTVAENFRDGDGTGAGRDILFFIDNIFRFTQAGSEVSALLGRMPSAVGYQPTLATEMGAMQERITSTKRGSITSVQAVYVPADDLTDPAPSTTFAHLDATTVLSRKISELGIYPAVDPLDSTSRILSVEVLGEEHYNTAQRVKEILQRYKELQDIIAILGMDELSEEDKLTVTRARRVQRFLSQPFHVAEQFTGLKGVLVDIKETIIGFNGIIDGKYDHLPEAAFNLVGNIDDAVAKGAKLMAEAK; the protein is encoded by the coding sequence ATGGCGAATACCGGCAAAATCACCCAGGTTATTGGTCCCGTCGTGGACGTGAGCTTCGCGGGTGAAGGCTCCAAGCTTCCCAATATTCTCGACGCTCTCGAAGTCACGAAAGACAACGGCCAGGTGGTCGTGCTGGAAGTCCAGCAACACTTAGGTGAAGACCGGGTGCGCACTATCGCCATGGACTCGACCGAGGGCCTGACCCGCGGTGCCGCCGTGCGCGACCTGGGCGCTCCCATGTCGATGCCCACGGGCGAAGGCATTAAAGGCCGCCTGTTCAACGTTATCGGCCAAGCCATCGACGGCATTCCGCAGCCCAAGAGCGACGGCGCCCTGCCGATTCACCGTCAGGCCCCGCCTTTCGAAGACCTCGCTACCTCGTCGGAGATTCTCTACACGGGTATCAAAGTAATTGACCTGCTCGCTCCTTATGTAAAGGGTGGCAAAATTGGTTTGTTCGGTGGTGCCGGCGTAGGAAAAACCGTACTCATCATGGAGCTGGTAAACAACATCGCCAAGGCCTACGCTGGTCTGTCGGTGTTTGCCGGTGTGGGTGAGCGTACCCGCGAAGGCAATGACCTGCTGCGCGAATTCATCGAGTCGGATATCATTAAGTACGGCGACGAGTTCAAGCATTCGATGGAAGCCGGTGGCTGGGACCTGACCAAGGTTGACCAGAACGAGCTGCTCAAGTCGCAGGCAACCCTCGTGTTCGGCCAGATGAATGAGCCTCCCGGAGCCCGGGCCCGCGTAGCCCTCTCGGGCCTCACGGTAGCCGAGAACTTCCGTGACGGCGACGGCACCGGTGCCGGCCGCGACATCCTGTTCTTCATCGACAACATCTTCCGCTTCACGCAGGCGGGCTCGGAAGTATCGGCTCTGCTGGGCCGGATGCCTTCGGCTGTAGGGTACCAGCCCACGCTGGCTACCGAAATGGGTGCCATGCAGGAGCGCATTACCTCCACCAAGCGCGGTTCCATCACGTCGGTACAGGCCGTATATGTGCCAGCCGATGACTTGACTGACCCGGCTCCGTCGACGACGTTTGCCCACTTGGATGCTACTACCGTACTGAGCCGCAAAATTTCCGAGCTGGGTATCTACCCCGCCGTGGATCCGCTGGACTCCACTTCCCGCATTCTGTCGGTAGAAGTACTGGGCGAGGAGCACTACAACACCGCTCAGCGCGTGAAAGAGATTCTGCAGCGCTACAAGGAACTGCAGGACATCATCGCCATTCTGGGTATGGACGAACTCTCGGAGGAAGACAAGCTGACCGTAACGCGTGCCCGTCGGGTGCAGCGCTTCCTGTCGCAGCCCTTCCACGTAGCCGAGCAGTTCACCGGTCTGAAAGGCGTATTGGTTGACATCAAGGAGACCATCATCGGCTTCAACGGCATCATCGACGGCAAATACGACCACCTCCCCGAGGCGGCCTTCAACCTGGTGGGCAACATTGATGATGCCGTAGCCAAGGGTGCCAAACTGATGGCCGAAGCCAAGTAA
- the atpC gene encoding ATP synthase F1 subunit epsilon, giving the protein MHLEIITPDRKVFEGEVTSARFPGVDGLFEVLNNHAPLISALKAGDVVLNGGTTSFHIEGGVVEVLRNNVIVLAEGASA; this is encoded by the coding sequence ATGCATCTGGAAATCATCACGCCCGACCGTAAGGTGTTTGAAGGCGAGGTTACATCGGCCCGGTTTCCGGGGGTTGATGGCCTGTTTGAGGTTTTAAACAACCACGCCCCGCTAATTTCGGCCCTGAAAGCCGGCGACGTGGTGCTCAACGGCGGTACTACTTCCTTCCACATTGAGGGCGGAGTAGTAGAAGTGCTGCGTAACAACGTAATCGTGCTGGCTGAAGGCGCTTCGGCGTAA
- the metG gene encoding methionine--tRNA ligase: MASLPQRYTVTAALPYANGPVHIGHLAGVYLPADIYVRYLRAQQRDVKFICGSDEHGVPITIRAQKEGVTPQQVVDKYHAIIRDSFQDFGVSFDVYSRTSSQTHAEVASGFFKKLYEEGKFIEQTSEQYYDEKADQFLADRYIVGTCPNCGNENAYGDQCEKCGTSLSPTELINPRSMLSGNHPVLRETKHWYLPLDQYEPWLREWIVEGHKQDWKANVYGQCKSWIDQGLHPRAVTRDLDWGVPVPVAGAEGKVLYVWFDAPIGYISATKDLLPDTWETYWKDPETKLVHFIGKDNIVFHCIIFPTMLKAHGDYILPDNVPANEFLNLEGDKISTSRNWAVWLHEYLQDFPGQADVLRYVLCANAPETKDNDFTWKDFQARNNNELVANLGNFVNRAVVLTHKFFAGKVPAAVGFTTEDEDVLRQLQEFPARIGELIDNYRFRDALNELMNLSRLGNKYLADQEPWKLIKTDEARTGTVLHVSLQLAAALVTLLEPFLPEAAARLGGMLNTKKGTWPQAGRPDALPAGHQLAEGALLFTKIEDATVEAQVQKLLDTKKANELAAAVSAPAKEDVSFEQFQQMDLRIGTILAAEKVAKTKKLLKLSVDLGFDEPRTIVSGIAEHFLPEALIGQQVQVLLNLAPREIKGIQSQGMLLMAENADGVLGLMQPSSPVRPGSGVA; encoded by the coding sequence ATGGCCTCTCTTCCCCAACGCTACACCGTTACGGCCGCGCTGCCCTACGCCAACGGCCCCGTGCACATCGGCCACCTGGCCGGCGTGTACCTGCCCGCCGACATCTACGTGCGCTACCTACGCGCCCAGCAGCGCGACGTAAAATTCATCTGCGGCTCCGATGAGCACGGCGTGCCCATCACTATCCGGGCCCAGAAGGAAGGCGTCACGCCCCAGCAGGTGGTGGACAAGTACCACGCCATCATCCGCGACTCGTTCCAGGATTTCGGCGTGTCGTTCGATGTCTACTCGCGCACGTCCTCCCAAACGCACGCCGAGGTAGCCAGCGGCTTTTTCAAGAAGCTCTACGAGGAAGGCAAGTTCATCGAGCAGACTTCCGAGCAGTACTATGATGAGAAGGCCGACCAGTTTCTGGCCGACCGCTACATCGTGGGTACCTGCCCCAACTGCGGCAACGAAAACGCCTACGGCGACCAATGCGAGAAGTGCGGTACCTCGCTCAGCCCCACCGAGCTCATCAACCCCCGCTCCATGCTCTCGGGCAACCACCCCGTGCTGCGCGAAACCAAGCACTGGTACCTCCCGCTGGATCAGTACGAACCCTGGCTGCGCGAGTGGATTGTGGAAGGCCACAAGCAGGACTGGAAGGCCAATGTGTACGGCCAGTGCAAAAGCTGGATTGACCAGGGCCTGCATCCCCGCGCCGTGACTCGCGACCTGGACTGGGGCGTGCCCGTGCCGGTAGCTGGGGCCGAGGGTAAGGTGCTGTACGTATGGTTTGATGCGCCCATCGGCTACATTTCGGCCACTAAAGACCTGCTGCCCGACACCTGGGAAACCTACTGGAAAGACCCCGAAACCAAGCTGGTACACTTCATCGGCAAGGACAACATCGTGTTCCACTGCATCATCTTCCCCACGATGCTCAAGGCCCACGGCGACTACATCCTGCCCGATAACGTGCCCGCCAACGAGTTCCTGAACCTGGAAGGCGACAAAATCAGCACGAGCCGCAACTGGGCCGTGTGGCTGCACGAGTACCTGCAGGATTTCCCCGGCCAGGCCGATGTGCTGCGCTACGTGCTCTGCGCCAACGCTCCCGAAACCAAGGACAACGATTTCACCTGGAAAGACTTCCAGGCGCGCAACAACAACGAGCTGGTGGCCAACCTCGGCAACTTCGTGAACCGGGCCGTAGTGCTGACGCATAAGTTCTTCGCGGGCAAAGTACCCGCCGCCGTGGGCTTCACTACCGAAGACGAGGACGTGCTGCGGCAGCTGCAGGAGTTCCCGGCGCGCATCGGGGAGCTGATCGACAACTACCGTTTCCGCGACGCGCTGAACGAGCTGATGAACCTCTCGCGCCTCGGCAACAAGTACCTGGCCGATCAGGAACCCTGGAAGCTCATCAAAACCGACGAGGCCCGCACCGGCACCGTGCTGCACGTGTCGCTGCAGCTGGCTGCTGCCCTCGTGACACTGCTGGAGCCCTTTCTGCCCGAAGCCGCCGCCCGTCTGGGTGGCATGCTGAACACCAAGAAAGGCACCTGGCCCCAGGCCGGCCGTCCCGACGCGCTGCCCGCCGGTCACCAGCTGGCCGAGGGCGCCCTGCTATTCACCAAAATCGAGGATGCCACCGTGGAAGCCCAGGTGCAAAAGCTGCTCGACACCAAGAAAGCCAACGAGCTGGCCGCCGCCGTATCGGCCCCCGCGAAAGAGGATGTCAGCTTCGAACAGTTCCAGCAGATGGATCTGCGCATCGGCACCATCTTGGCCGCCGAGAAGGTCGCCAAAACCAAAAAGCTGCTGAAGCTCAGTGTTGACCTTGGTTTCGACGAGCCCCGCACTATCGTCTCGGGCATTGCCGAGCACTTCCTGCCCGAGGCCCTCATCGGCCAGCAGGTGCAGGTGCTGCTCAACCTCGCCCCCCGCGAAATCAAAGGTATCCAGAGCCAAGGCATGCTCCTAATGGCCGAAAACGCCGACGGCGTGCTCGGCCTCATGCAGCCCAGCAGCCCCGTGCGCCCTGGTTCCGGCGTAGCGTAA
- a CDS encoding ribose-phosphate pyrophosphokinase: MSQQVKIFAGNASHELGAQIAAAYGIPLGDLSIQRFADTELGPSFNESVRGCAVFLIQSTNPPAENLMELALMVDAAKRASAYKVNIVMPYMGYARQDRKDKPRVSIGAKVVANMIQSVGADRLMTCDLHAGQIQGFYDIPVDHLDGATVTAPYIKSLNLDNLIFASPDVGGVVRTRAFAKKFGAEIVVCDKMRLRANEIASMQVIGDVTGMNVVLVDDIVDTAGTICKAAELLMERGAKSVRAVITHGVLSGPAHERIRNSALEELVITDTLPLKEENPKIRVISLAPLFAQAIHNVVSHESISSLFV; this comes from the coding sequence ATGTCACAGCAGGTTAAAATTTTCGCCGGCAATGCGTCTCACGAGCTAGGTGCCCAGATTGCCGCCGCTTACGGCATTCCGCTCGGCGACCTGAGCATCCAGCGTTTCGCCGATACGGAGCTCGGGCCCAGCTTCAACGAAAGCGTGCGGGGCTGCGCCGTATTCCTGATTCAGAGCACCAATCCGCCAGCCGAAAACCTGATGGAGCTGGCCCTGATGGTGGACGCGGCCAAACGGGCTTCGGCGTATAAGGTAAACATTGTGATGCCCTACATGGGCTATGCCCGTCAGGACCGTAAAGACAAGCCGCGCGTGAGCATCGGGGCAAAAGTGGTGGCCAACATGATTCAGAGCGTGGGGGCCGACCGCCTGATGACCTGCGACCTGCACGCCGGCCAGATTCAGGGCTTCTACGATATTCCGGTGGACCACCTCGACGGCGCTACCGTGACGGCTCCCTACATCAAGAGCCTGAATCTCGATAACCTCATTTTCGCCTCACCTGACGTGGGCGGCGTGGTACGTACCCGGGCCTTCGCCAAGAAGTTCGGGGCTGAAATTGTGGTGTGCGATAAAATGCGCCTGCGGGCCAACGAAATTGCCTCCATGCAGGTAATCGGCGACGTGACGGGCATGAACGTGGTGCTGGTGGACGACATCGTGGATACGGCCGGCACCATCTGCAAAGCCGCCGAGCTGCTGATGGAGCGCGGAGCCAAATCAGTACGCGCCGTGATTACGCACGGGGTGCTGAGCGGTCCGGCCCACGAGCGGATCCGCAACTCGGCCCTGGAAGAGCTGGTCATCACTGACACGCTGCCGCTGAAGGAAGAAAACCCCAAAATCCGGGTTATCTCGCTGGCTCCGCTATTCGCGCAGGCTATCCACAACGTAGTCTCGCACGAAAGCATCAGCTCATTGTTCGTGTAA
- a CDS encoding 50S ribosomal protein L25/general stress protein Ctc has protein sequence MKSLEIVGFKRANLGKKDAKALRLDSYVPCVLYGGAEQIHFSVPAILFRELLYTPEVHVVELNIEGDIRRAIVQDSQFHPVNEMLLHVDFLELQEGKEVKMDVPVKYVGVSPGVLAGGKLVSKLRKIKVRATPENLPDSVEVDISELGLGKSIKVSKVVPNNYTILTSEQAPIATVAIPRALKGQMSADK, from the coding sequence ATGAAAAGCCTCGAGATTGTAGGGTTTAAAAGAGCGAATCTCGGTAAGAAGGACGCCAAGGCGCTCCGCCTCGACTCGTACGTACCTTGCGTACTGTACGGCGGCGCTGAGCAAATTCACTTCTCCGTACCGGCCATCCTGTTCCGCGAGCTGCTGTACACCCCCGAGGTGCACGTAGTTGAGCTGAACATTGAAGGCGACATCCGTCGCGCCATTGTGCAGGACTCGCAGTTTCACCCCGTGAACGAAATGCTGCTGCACGTTGACTTCTTGGAGCTGCAGGAAGGCAAAGAAGTGAAGATGGACGTTCCCGTGAAGTACGTTGGCGTTTCGCCGGGTGTACTGGCCGGTGGCAAACTGGTAAGCAAGCTGCGCAAAATCAAAGTACGTGCTACCCCCGAGAACCTGCCCGATTCCGTGGAAGTAGATATTTCGGAGCTGGGCCTCGGCAAGTCGATCAAGGTGAGCAAAGTTGTTCCGAACAACTACACCATCCTGACCAGTGAGCAGGCTCCCATTGCTACCGTGGCCATCCCACGTGCCCTGAAAGGCCAGATGTCGGCCGACAAGTAA